CAGACGGGATCGACTGCCGACTCGTCCGTCACGTCGTTCGGGTCGTTCACGCTGTCCGGGTCGGTCGCTCCGCTCGTCGCTGTTTCGGTCTCGCTGCCGCCACCTCCGCAGCAGGCGTCACCCCCTCCATCGCCGGCGTCGATGGTCGTTAACGCGTCCTCGAGACCGCCCGCCTGATGGGACGACCCCGTCACCATCCCCGTGTCGGCCCGCACGTCGATCAGTTCGGCGAGCACGCTCGTCGCAATCTCCGCCCCCGTTTTAGCCGAGATATCGACGCCCGCGGGGTTCGTGATCGCGTCTCGGACCGCGTCGGGTTCTTCGTCGAGGAGCCCCGCGGCCCGCTCGACGACCGTCTCAGCGCGCGCGTCGCTCGCTACGAGCCCGATGTACGGCGCGTCCGCGAGAACGCCCGCCGCGACGGCGCGAGCGTCGTACTCGCCCATAGAAGCCGCGACGACGAACGGTCCGGGGCCGACGGATTCGGCGATCGAGTCGGGCTCGAGCGTCGAGAGCACCGTCACATCCGGTGGAACGTCTCCTCCACCTCCTTCGGGATCGACGACCGTCACGTCGACGGCGAGTTCGCTCGCCAGTCTGGCGAGCGAGCGTGCGATAGGCGACCCACCCACCACGAGGAGTTGCGTTGTTGGAATCACCGGCTCGATAAACACCTCGAGGGTACCCTCGCTCTGACACGTCATCGGAAACGCCTCGAGTCCGGGGCGATCGATCTCCGCGGGATCCGGTGCGAGACCGATCAGGCGGGGCTCCCCGTCGGCGATGGCCGCTCGAGCCTCGCTCTCGACCCGCGACTGCGCGCAGGCCGCCCCGCCAACCCAGCCGACGAGGTCGCCGTCGGCCGTGAGGAGCGCCCGGTCGCCGACGTTGGCCGACACCGGCGCTTCGCGGCGGACGACGGTGGCTCGGGCGTAGGGCGTCCCGCACTCGGCGAGCGCTCGCTCGCGCTCTGCGAGTTCGCCGTCGCTTACGGCGTCGGCTCGGTCGGTCGTCGACTCGATGTTCGTGGTCGCGTGTGATGTTTCTTCGGTCATTTCATGATGTCTACGCCTCGTTCCCCGGCGTCACGAGGGGTGGTGCGGGCGAATTCCGTCGTGGGACCGC
Above is a window of Natronorubrum tibetense GA33 DNA encoding:
- a CDS encoding XdhC family protein, with translation MTEETSHATTNIESTTDRADAVSDGELAERERALAECGTPYARATVVRREAPVSANVGDRALLTADGDLVGWVGGAACAQSRVESEARAAIADGEPRLIGLAPDPAEIDRPGLEAFPMTCQSEGTLEVFIEPVIPTTQLLVVGGSPIARSLARLASELAVDVTVVDPEGGGGDVPPDVTVLSTLEPDSIAESVGPGPFVVAASMGEYDARAVAAGVLADAPYIGLVASDARAETVVERAAGLLDEEPDAVRDAITNPAGVDISAKTGAEIATSVLAELIDVRADTGMVTGSSHQAGGLEDALTTIDAGDGGGDACCGGGGSETETATSGATDPDSVNDPNDVTDESAVDPVCGMTVDPADAPGVTHEGATYHFCCHGCADSFRTDPDDYLEAVEDEELTSP